From Ramlibacter tataouinensis, the proteins below share one genomic window:
- a CDS encoding M16 family metallopeptidase: protein MTNDPRGAVRALAFLCLLCACLAARAAIPIQHWVQPSGAKIYFAASPSIPIVDVRVDFDAGGRREPGDMAGLANITADMTAKGIAAHGSEPELDENQLGEAWADLGAGLEESATSDRMSFSLRTLAYPDILPKAVALAARQLGQPSFPDEVWQRERQRLAASVREANTRPGVVAGKAYAASVYGKHPYGHEVTEESLARINVADMKRHYQMLEPCRAKVSIVGALTREQADGLATALLSRLPAAVSGKCDALPAVPDVPPLEASSLKSIPFASAQAHVLMGQPGYKRNDPDHFPLIVGNYILGGGGLVSRLAIEVREKRGLSYSAGSSFSPGLSAGAFTVSLQTRPDQAQQALQVARDVVSRFIASGPTPVELKAAKDYLVGGYPLLIDSNRKLLDNIANIAWYDLPLDYLDTWTAQVQRVTAADVKSAFGRKLHPDRMVTVTVGAPAAPAAPAGAAR from the coding sequence ATGACAAACGACCCCCGTGGCGCGGTCCGCGCGCTCGCCTTCCTCTGCCTGCTCTGCGCGTGCCTGGCCGCGCGCGCTGCCATCCCGATCCAGCATTGGGTGCAGCCCAGCGGCGCGAAGATCTACTTCGCCGCCAGCCCCTCGATCCCCATCGTCGACGTGCGCGTCGACTTCGATGCCGGCGGCCGCCGCGAGCCAGGCGACATGGCGGGCCTGGCCAACATCACGGCGGACATGACGGCCAAGGGCATCGCCGCGCATGGCAGCGAGCCGGAGTTGGACGAGAACCAGCTCGGCGAAGCCTGGGCCGACCTGGGCGCAGGACTGGAGGAGAGTGCGACGTCGGACCGCATGAGCTTCTCGCTGCGCACGCTGGCCTATCCGGACATCCTGCCCAAGGCCGTGGCGCTGGCGGCGCGGCAACTGGGCCAGCCTTCGTTTCCCGATGAGGTCTGGCAGCGCGAGCGCCAGCGCCTGGCGGCCTCGGTGCGCGAGGCGAACACGCGCCCCGGCGTGGTGGCGGGCAAGGCCTACGCGGCCTCGGTGTACGGCAAGCACCCTTATGGCCACGAAGTGACGGAGGAGTCGCTTGCCCGCATCAACGTGGCCGACATGAAGCGGCACTACCAGATGCTCGAGCCGTGCCGCGCCAAGGTGAGCATCGTGGGCGCGCTGACGCGCGAGCAGGCGGATGGCCTGGCCACCGCGCTCCTTTCGCGCCTGCCCGCCGCGGTGAGCGGCAAGTGCGATGCGCTGCCCGCCGTGCCCGACGTGCCGCCGCTGGAAGCTTCGTCACTGAAGTCGATTCCCTTCGCCTCGGCCCAAGCCCATGTGCTGATGGGCCAGCCCGGCTACAAGCGCAACGACCCGGACCACTTCCCGCTGATCGTGGGCAACTACATCCTGGGCGGCGGCGGACTGGTGTCGCGCCTGGCGATCGAGGTGCGCGAGAAGCGCGGCCTGAGCTACAGCGCCGGCAGCAGCTTCTCGCCCGGCCTGTCCGCGGGCGCGTTCACCGTCAGCCTGCAGACCCGCCCCGACCAGGCCCAGCAGGCCCTGCAGGTGGCCCGTGACGTGGTGTCGCGCTTCATCGCCTCCGGCCCGACGCCGGTCGAATTGAAGGCCGCCAAGGACTACCTGGTCGGCGGTTACCCGCTGCTGATCGACAGCAACCGCAAGCTGCTGGACAACATCGCCAACATCGCGTGGTACGACCTGCCGCTGGACTACCTGGACACCTGGACCGCGCAGGTGCAGCGCGTCACGGCGGCCGACGTCAAGTCGGCGTTCGGCCGCAAGCTGCATCCGGACCGCATGGTGACGGTGACGGTCGGCGCGCCTGCCGCCCCGGCCGCGCCTGCCGGGGCCGCGCGCTGA
- the rsmD gene encoding 16S rRNA (guanine(966)-N(2))-methyltransferase RsmD, whose amino-acid sequence MKSRGAPPREVRIIGGQWKRTRLPVPDRPGLRPTPDRVRETLFNWLGQDLSGWRCMDVFAGTGALGFEAASRGAAQVLLIEQDPQLAELLRAAQRKLDAAAVRVQRGDGLATLAGAAPGSFDLVFLDPPFDAGLWEQALAAAAAAAGPDGFVYLEAPREWDEAALLPFGLTPARHLKAGAVHAHLLRRAA is encoded by the coding sequence ATGAAGAGCAGGGGCGCCCCACCGCGCGAGGTGCGGATCATCGGCGGGCAATGGAAGCGCACCAGGCTGCCGGTGCCCGACCGGCCCGGCCTGCGGCCGACGCCCGACCGCGTGCGCGAGACCCTGTTCAACTGGCTCGGCCAGGACCTGAGCGGCTGGCGCTGCATGGACGTGTTCGCCGGCACCGGCGCGCTCGGTTTCGAGGCGGCCTCGCGCGGCGCCGCCCAGGTGCTGCTCATCGAGCAGGACCCGCAACTGGCCGAGCTGCTGCGGGCCGCCCAGCGCAAGCTGGACGCTGCGGCCGTGCGCGTGCAGCGCGGCGACGGCCTCGCCACCCTGGCCGGGGCTGCGCCGGGCAGTTTCGATCTGGTGTTCCTCGACCCGCCCTTCGATGCCGGGCTCTGGGAGCAGGCGCTCGCTGCCGCGGCCGCCGCCGCCGGACCCGATGGCTTCGTCTACCTGGAGGCGCCGCGCGAGTGGGATGAGGCCGCGCTGTTGCCCTTCGGCCTGACGCCGGCCCGCCACCTCAAGGCCGGCGCCGTGCACGCCCACCTGCTGCGCCGCGCTGCATAA
- the coaD gene encoding pantetheine-phosphate adenylyltransferase produces MARVIAVYPGTFDPMTLGHEDVVHRAAQLFDQVIVAVAAGHHKKAMFTLQERIDMARELVKAFPQVQVESFSGLMRDFVVARGAKAMVRGLRAVTDFDYEFQLAGMNRSLMPHVETVFLTPSDKYQFISSTFVREIAVLGGEVDKFVSPIVAQRLADKVRSQGTP; encoded by the coding sequence ATGGCCCGCGTGATCGCCGTCTATCCCGGCACCTTCGATCCCATGACCTTGGGTCATGAGGACGTGGTCCATCGCGCGGCTCAGCTGTTCGACCAGGTCATCGTGGCGGTGGCCGCGGGTCACCACAAGAAGGCCATGTTCACGCTGCAGGAGCGCATCGACATGGCGCGCGAGCTGGTGAAGGCCTTCCCGCAGGTGCAGGTCGAGAGCTTCTCGGGGCTGATGCGCGACTTCGTCGTCGCCCGCGGCGCCAAGGCCATGGTGCGCGGCCTGCGCGCGGTGACCGACTTCGACTACGAGTTCCAGCTGGCCGGCATGAACCGCAGTCTGATGCCGCACGTGGAGACCGTGTTCCTCACGCCCAGCGACAAGTACCAGTTCATCAGCAGCACCTTCGTGCGCGAGATCGCGGTGCTGGGCGGCGAGGTGGACAAGTTCGTGTCGCCCATCGTCGCGCAGCGGCTGGCGGACAAGGTGCGCAGCCAGGGCACGCCTTAA